The genome window GGTGAGCTTGCAATCAGCCAGTGGGTCGACACGGAATTCTCCGCCGCGCTGTCGATGAAGCTGCGCATGGGCCAGCTGCAATCGAGCGACCGCGCGGAGGTGTTGTCAGCCTTTGCGCAGCTGGTCGCGGAGTCCTTCCATATCCTGCCGATTGGCAGCATGGATTCCGGTGTTGCTGCGCGCTATGCGGATCAGCACGCTACCGGCTTGCGCGCTGGTGATGCGCTGCACTTGGCGATTGCCGCGAATCAGGGGGCGCGGATCCGTACGCTGGACAAGCGCTTGGAGGCGGCGGCCGAGTCCCTGGGCGTGAGTGCGGCATTGATCTAACCGGTTTTTGTCGGGCAGAAGCCCGACCTACGGGGGGTTGACCGCGTAGGCCAGGTTTCGGGCCGACATGGACGGTGCTAGCGGCTGGCTTCGCGCGAGACGTTCGATGGGTCGAAGTGCCGGTCGTCGAAGTCACGCTCGACGATCGGCTCGTGCTCGTTGTGCAGGGCCTGTACCAGGTAGCGGCCGTTCTGGAAGTCGTAGATGGTCTCCGCGACGGGGGCCAGTGCCTTGAAGGCATAGGCCATGACGGTATGGCCTTCCTGGAAGCGCCATAGCTCGCCGCGCTGGTCGTAGACGTCCACGAGCCGGATCTGCCAGCCATCCTCGTCGATGTAGAAGGTACGGCGGCCGTAGATGTGCGAGGTGCCCTCCTTCACCTCGGATTCGACCACCCAGACGCGGCGCAGCTCGTAGCGGGGCAGCTCCTGGTCGATGTGATCCTGTTGCACGATGTCTTCGTAGCTGTGCTCGTTGCTGTGCAACCCGTAGCTGTTCGCCGGTACGTACATTTCCTTCTTGCCGACGAGCTTCCAGGAGTAGCGGTCCATGGCGCCGTTGAACATGTCCAGCTGGTCGTTGGTGCGCTGGCCGTCGGCGGCGGTGCCGGGGTTGTCGTAGGCGACGCTGGGGGCGCGGCGCAAGCGGCGTTGGCCGGGGTTGTACTGCCAGGCGCGGCGCGGTTCCTTGGTCTGATCCATGGTGTCGTGGACCAGGGTGATGGTGCCGGCCAGGCGTGCTGGCTCGGTGACCTGCTGGAGAAACCTGATGATGACGTTATCGAGATCCTCCGGCTCCTTGCCCTTGGTGTTGTAAGGGAAGGCGACGTCCTCCTGGATGACGACGTGGTTGTAGCGGCCGCCCTTGGTCACTGCGAACTGGTTGTTCCAGCGGCGGACGCCAGAGCCCAGATAGCGCACCTTGTGGTTCCACATGGCGGCTTTGCCGTTTTCCGGGATGGGGAAGGGGTAGCCATTGATGGCATCGACAAGGGCCTCGCCGTTGCCGCCCAGGCTGGCTTCCTTGGCGTTGCGCTTGGTGCCCTCGTAGATCCACTCCGGGTTGGCGAAGGTGCGGCGCGTCTCGTAGACCTTCATCTTGAAGGTCTCCGGGTGCTGCTCGAACATCTTGATCTGCCCGGCCGAGAGCTTGTCCTTGTGCTCGTCGACGTTGTCGGCCGTGATGGTGAACTTCGGCGTGTCATCGGGGAAGGGGTTGCAGTACCAGCTACCGGGGCCGTCGTAGCAGTCCGGGGGCTCGGTCAGGCCGCCGTCCCAGGCGGGGATCGTGCCTTCCTCGTTGCCGGCACGCTTGGCGCCGACCGGAGTCAGCTCGTCGCCGAGCTTGGCGGCGTCGCCGTCGGCGGCGAGTGTGTGCAAGGGGGTGGCGAGAAGTACCGCGCCCGTCAGCGCGGCGGCGGTCTGGCGGAGGAGTCGCTGTGGCATCTGGCGTCCTTGTTTGAATTCCTCCCCAATGGACACGGTATAAAGCGCCTCGTTCGCATGCGATGTCGGCGTTGGCCATGCTCGCTGGCAACTGGATGGTCTCGGTGCGGTGATGTTGCGCCGCTTGCAGCGGTCTGTCGGTCTTGCGTCCAAGGTGCTGGATGGGCGGGCAGGGTGTAAGCCCGACCTGCGGATGCCGTGCTGTTGCCCAATTCGTCGATCTTCGGCCCTAAGCGCGGGCTTACGCTTCCATTTTCGTGTACATATAATGTGTACACAATTCCATCAGGAGCGTGGCAATGACCGAGGTCAGCGTGCGCGAGGCGCGAGAGCAGATCTCCCGGCTTTTGGAGCGGGTGCAATCGGGCGAAGAGGTCTTGATCCTGCGCCGGGGCAAGCCCGCAGCGCGGCTGGTGGGGCCGGCCCCCGGCCATGTCGTGTTCCGGTCGAGGGCGTCGCTGCGTGACGAACTGCCGGCGATGCAGGAGTCGGCGAGTGTGGCGGTTCGGTCGCTTCGTGATGCCGAACGCTACTGATGCTCTATGTCGATACCAGTGCGCTGCTGCCCTACTATCGGTCCGAGTTGGCCAGCGCGGTGGTCGAATCGCTTTTGTTGGAGCAGTCTCAGCCAGTGCAGATCAGCGACCTGACGCGCGTGGAATTTGCGTCGGCGCTGGCGCGCTGGGTACGGATGGCCGAGCTCACGGAATCACAGGCCAACCGGGTGGAGTCGGCTTTCTACGAGGATGTCTCCGAAGGGCGCTTCCAGGTCGCGGCGCTGACGCGTTCCCACTATGAGCGGGCAAGCCACTGGCTGCTGACACGGCGCACAGGGTTGCGGACGCAGGATGCACTGCATCTGGCGTGCGCAGAAGTGGGCGAGGCGCGCTTGCTGACCCTGAACGATGATCTTCGCGCTGCAGCGGCGTTCTTCGGGGTGGCAACGCAGGCGTTCCCCCCGTGATCGCGGCATACGCATGGGGCCGGGCAGGGGGTGCGTGGAATCGGCTTTGCTGGAGGTGTATCATATTTGTGTCTGTTTGTGTTGCACCCTCATGGAGGTGGAAGCGATGACCAGTTCAACGATTCACATCCGGGTCGACGACGAAACGAAAGCCAAAGCTGTGCGCGTCCTGGAAGCCATGGGGTTGGATGTTTCGACCGCCGTTCGTATTTACTTGGTGCGGATCGCCGCAGAGCAGCGCCTGCCGTTCGAGCTTCGTGTGCCGAACGCTGTGACGCAGGAGGCCATTTCAGAACTGGAAGGTGGGCGTGCCCACCGGGCCGAGAACGTCAACGATCTGCTCGATCAGTTGAATGCGGACGATTGAGTACGCTTCGCAATTCAAGCGCGACTACAAGAAGGCCAAAAGGAACCCGCAGTACCGCAGGATCGACAGCTGCTTAGCGCCTGCTCTTGAAGACTTGGCCAGCGACCGTTCCCTTGAAGGCCCGCCGCTCCGTGACCATCCGTTGTCTGGCCGGTGGAGCGGATATCGCGAGCTGCACGTCCGGCCCGACCTTTTGCTGATCTACGCGAAAACCGATGCCGAGACGCTGCGCTTGTTTCGCCTGGGCTCGCATTCTGAGGTGTTTGGTTGAGGCGGAGGCCGCGCCCGCTTCGGAAGTAGATTTCAGCCTTGCTAGCCTTCCGCTTGCGTCGTTCGGCATGGAAACGGAGTCGCCCTCATGGAAGACATCCGCGATTACTGGAGCGCTTTCGTATGAGTGAGCTGCATCGTGTGACGATTGATCCCGACATGTGTGGCGGCCGCCCATGCATCCGCGGGCTGCGGATTCGTGTCAGAGACGTTCTCGAGCTACTCGCTGCGGGTGCTTCAAGGGAAGAGATTCTCGAGGACTATCCCTATCTTGAGGCGGCGGACATCACGGCGGCGCTGGAATACGCGGCGCGGCAGAGTGATCACTCGGTGTTGTCGGTGGCTTGATGCGGTGCTAAGCGTCGCTGGCGCACCGTGAGCGAGCCGTTTCTGCGGCGACGAATCGTGGCAGGGCGCGGAGATCGCCGCGGTCACTAAACTCGATCTTCCGGATCTCGTTAAGTGACCCGGCCCGGGCCATCCGTGGCCCGGGCGCTAACCCGGATTCGACTTGCCACTGGCAAGTCGGTCGCTGGAGCTTCGAGGACGATTTGTCGTTTGGGCCGCTATGGGGCGTGTAGCGAGAACCGCCGCAGGCACTAAACTCGGTCATCCGGACCTCGTTAAGTGCCCCTGCTCGGGCCATCCATGGCCCGAGCGCTGAGCCGCGCTGCGACTTGCCCCCGGCAAGTCGGTCGCGGCTCAGCCCAATCGAATCACCGAGTTGAGGAGAAGGCGCACCAGCATGGTCTGGCGGGTGACGCCGGTCTTGCAGAAGATGGAGCGCAGGTGGGTGCGGGCGGTGTTGCGGCGCACGTTCATTTCCTCGGCGGCTTCGTCGAGGGTCAGGCCTTCGGCGAGCAGCAGGGCGAGGGTGGCTTCCATGCGGGTCAGGCCGAAGAGGCGGCGTACCAGCTCGTGCGAGGGCTGGGCGGCGTTGGCTTCGGGGTCGCGCAGGTAGACCACTGCGGCCGGGCGGTTGGCGCCTTCGGAGTACTCGCCGGCGGGCACGGTCTTGATGAGGATGCCCAGGTTGGCGCGGCCGGAGGGGCGCGTTACGGCCAGGGCGTCGACCATGGATGGGGCGTCGTCCTCGCATTCGCCCGAGCAGGCGCGGCGGATGATGCGATGCAGCTCGCGCTCTTCCTTGGTGCGGTCGAGACGCAGCGCGTCGCGCGTCATCCAGATGCCGTCCTTTTCATCGAGGATGCGGCGCGCTTCCTCATTGGTTTCCATGATGTTGCCGTGCTCGTCGTAGCTGACGATGCCCAGCAGCATGCGGTTGATGGTGCCGGCGAAGAGCTGGCGCTCGGTCTCCAGGAAGTCCAGGCGCGAGTGCAGCTGGATGGCGCGCTTGAGGTGAGGCAGCACGAAGCCGACCAGCGCCTTGTCCTCGTCCGAGAAGGCTTCGGCCTCTTCGGTGCGCGTGACGCGCAGGCGGCATTCGATGCCGTCGGCGGTGTAGATGTCGGCGCCCAGCAGGTGCCGGATGCTCAATGGCTTGAGGTATTCCTGGTAGACAGTGCTGTTCAGCCACTCCTTGCCCACCATCTCTTCGGCCGTGACCACCTGGCCTTCCTTG of Algiphilus aromaticivorans DG1253 contains these proteins:
- a CDS encoding type II toxin-antitoxin system VapC family toxin encodes the protein MFNADTGILVAGLTNEVRTADAQQWLAEQSAGELAISQWVDTEFSAALSMKLRMGQLQSSDRAEVLSAFAQLVAESFHILPIGSMDSGVAARYADQHATGLRAGDALHLAIAANQGARIRTLDKRLEAAAESLGVSAALI
- a CDS encoding DUF1329 domain-containing protein, with amino-acid sequence MPQRLLRQTAAALTGAVLLATPLHTLAADGDAAKLGDELTPVGAKRAGNEEGTIPAWDGGLTEPPDCYDGPGSWYCNPFPDDTPKFTITADNVDEHKDKLSAGQIKMFEQHPETFKMKVYETRRTFANPEWIYEGTKRNAKEASLGGNGEALVDAINGYPFPIPENGKAAMWNHKVRYLGSGVRRWNNQFAVTKGGRYNHVVIQEDVAFPYNTKGKEPEDLDNVIIRFLQQVTEPARLAGTITLVHDTMDQTKEPRRAWQYNPGQRRLRRAPSVAYDNPGTAADGQRTNDQLDMFNGAMDRYSWKLVGKKEMYVPANSYGLHSNEHSYEDIVQQDHIDQELPRYELRRVWVVESEVKEGTSHIYGRRTFYIDEDGWQIRLVDVYDQRGELWRFQEGHTVMAYAFKALAPVAETIYDFQNGRYLVQALHNEHEPIVERDFDDRHFDPSNVSREASR
- a CDS encoding type II toxin-antitoxin system Phd/YefM family antitoxin; the protein is MTEVSVREAREQISRLLERVQSGEEVLILRRGKPAARLVGPAPGHVVFRSRASLRDELPAMQESASVAVRSLRDAERY
- a CDS encoding type II toxin-antitoxin system VapC family toxin; translation: MLYVDTSALLPYYRSELASAVVESLLLEQSQPVQISDLTRVEFASALARWVRMAELTESQANRVESAFYEDVSEGRFQVAALTRSHYERASHWLLTRRTGLRTQDALHLACAEVGEARLLTLNDDLRAAAAFFGVATQAFPP
- a CDS encoding type II toxin-antitoxin system RelB/DinJ family antitoxin, yielding MTSSTIHIRVDDETKAKAVRVLEAMGLDVSTAVRIYLVRIAAEQRLPFELRVPNAVTQEAISELEGGRAHRAENVNDLLDQLNADD
- a CDS encoding type II toxin-antitoxin system RelE/ParE family toxin; the encoded protein is MRTIEYASQFKRDYKKAKRNPQYRRIDSCLAPALEDLASDRSLEGPPLRDHPLSGRWSGYRELHVRPDLLLIYAKTDAETLRLFRLGSHSEVFG
- a CDS encoding DUF433 domain-containing protein, which encodes MSELHRVTIDPDMCGGRPCIRGLRIRVRDVLELLAAGASREEILEDYPYLEAADITAALEYAARQSDHSVLSVA
- a CDS encoding helix-turn-helix transcriptional regulator, whose translation is MPLTQTSLAEARAATRPDMSATNELAELTGSPAFQALDALVGALYDGPLSTPPWREALEILQQRLGAEHVTLMLRPPSAENSGVMINTGETTQQATDSYTSHFSSIDPFVRLKEGQVVTAEEMVGKEWLNSTVYQEYLKPLSIRHLLGADIYTADGIECRLRVTRTEEAEAFSDEDKALVGFVLPHLKRAIQLHSRLDFLETERQLFAGTINRMLLGIVSYDEHGNIMETNEEARRILDEKDGIWMTRDALRLDRTKEERELHRIIRRACSGECEDDAPSMVDALAVTRPSGRANLGILIKTVPAGEYSEGANRPAAVVYLRDPEANAAQPSHELVRRLFGLTRMEATLALLLAEGLTLDEAAEEMNVRRNTARTHLRSIFCKTGVTRQTMLVRLLLNSVIRLG